In the genome of Bremerella sp. P1, the window CCGTGTTGCTCTCGTGGTGCGTTACCATTTGTATTTGTCCTGTGCGATGGGGCGTGTTGCTTTCAGTACTTCCATCGTAGGCAATTCGCGGGAATGACCGATAAGCCGATTCTCCAGGGTTATTGCCTAATTCTCTTTGGCTTGCTGGTCAGGCCTCGATTGGGCTGCCGGGTGACTGAAAGTCGCCTGAAATAGGCTTTTAGGTAAAAACTCGCTAGGATTCATTGTCTAGGTGCTGATGTCTTCCTTGGTATTACCAGGTTCATGTTATGGGCATGGCATAGCGATCGGATAACACAATCCTGTAGGTCGATTGCCTGATTCTCCTTGGTGTTGGGCGTTTTCGTGGCCATCGGCATGCGTTGGCGGTATAGTGAGTCAATGACCCTTACCGGAGAAGGTGATATGAATAGCCCTGAAATGAAAACGCTCGTTTCCGCCATCGCACGCCATGCCAAGGCCGACGCGTTGATTCCGACGGAGATTCCTGAACTGAAGCTTTCGAGTTTCGCGAGTCCCACCCAGAACACGTCTCTCGTTTACGAACCTTGCTTGTGCATCGTGGCTCAAGGGGCCAAAGAAGTCGTATTGGCTGGCGATTCGTATCGCATGGATCCTGGCCAGTTCTTGTTGGTATCGGTCGACTTGCCGGTGGATGCCCGCGTCTTGGAGGCGACCGCGAACAATCCCTATGTCGGTTTGCAGATCTCGTTCGATCCCAAGGTCGTTGGTGAACTGCTGGCCGATGGCACGGCCGTTTCATCGACCGGCCCGCCAGAGCGAGGACTCGCCGTATCCAACGTCGAGCCGAAGCTCTTGGATGCCGTGACGCGACTGGTCCACCTTTTGGATGAACCTCAGGACATTGGGCCGTTGGCCCCGTACGTCTTACGCGAGATCACGCATCGCGTCCTGACCAGTTCGCAGGGACTAAGGCTTCGCCAAATGGCATTGGCCGGTGCCCCTGCGTATCGGATCGCTCAGGCGATCCGATGGCTCAAGGCCCACTTTGCGGACCCGTTGAAAATCGAATCGCTGGCCGAGCAAGTCGGGCTGAGCACTTCCTCGTTTCACTTGCACTTCAAAAATGTAACAGCGATGACGCCACTGCAGTATCAAAAACGGATGCGACTCCAGGAAGCTCGTAACCTGATGCTCGGCGAGAAAATCGACGCCGCCCAAGCAGCCTTCCGCGTCGGGTATGAAAGCCCTTCCCAGTTCAGCCGAGAGTACCGTCGCATGTTCGGGGCACCTCCGCGCCAGGATATCGACGCGGTCTTGGCAGCAACTTCTTAAAAAGGCTGTTGTTGCCAGACAAAAAAATCTCAGGATTTATTGCGGGTTCCAGGCTGAAATATCGCATTGATAAGGGTAGAACCTTGTCATT includes:
- a CDS encoding AraC family transcriptional regulator, producing MNSPEMKTLVSAIARHAKADALIPTEIPELKLSSFASPTQNTSLVYEPCLCIVAQGAKEVVLAGDSYRMDPGQFLLVSVDLPVDARVLEATANNPYVGLQISFDPKVVGELLADGTAVSSTGPPERGLAVSNVEPKLLDAVTRLVHLLDEPQDIGPLAPYVLREITHRVLTSSQGLRLRQMALAGAPAYRIAQAIRWLKAHFADPLKIESLAEQVGLSTSSFHLHFKNVTAMTPLQYQKRMRLQEARNLMLGEKIDAAQAAFRVGYESPSQFSREYRRMFGAPPRQDIDAVLAATS